A DNA window from Microcystis aeruginosa NIES-843 contains the following coding sequences:
- a CDS encoding ABC transporter permease → MKYWQEILAIAQRILVELIRRGRSLILWGIFPILVLLLNGYIMAEKGKIELAEAMALATPPTLVGAALFFSCLGGTVATVVAEREQQTIKRLFLSPLSGVSYFIGIFLAHCVIAACQTVLVYSIAKQYGATFKGSIPLELLIIFLSITAYVGLGFILGTQLAKRTEDVNALVGTFGVPLLILGGVFLPTALFPDNILSLAKYNPIYHMNEALIAVWAKGENLQDINSHFRFLCLFALAMVAGGWLTYRQMLNLERRL, encoded by the coding sequence ATGAAATATTGGCAGGAAATTTTAGCGATCGCTCAACGAATTTTAGTAGAATTAATCCGGCGCGGGCGTAGCTTAATCCTCTGGGGCATTTTCCCGATCCTTGTCCTGCTCTTAAATGGCTATATTATGGCAGAAAAAGGCAAAATTGAGCTTGCTGAGGCAATGGCTCTGGCTACTCCTCCCACCCTCGTCGGGGCGGCACTTTTCTTTAGTTGTTTGGGGGGAACCGTGGCGACGGTGGTAGCAGAAAGGGAACAACAAACGATTAAACGGTTATTTTTATCGCCTTTAAGCGGTGTTTCCTATTTCATCGGCATTTTTCTCGCCCATTGTGTGATTGCCGCCTGTCAGACAGTTTTAGTTTATTCTATTGCTAAACAGTATGGAGCCACTTTTAAAGGCTCAATTCCTCTAGAATTATTAATTATTTTCCTTAGTATCACCGCCTATGTGGGTTTAGGATTTATCCTTGGTACTCAACTGGCGAAAAGAACAGAAGATGTTAATGCTTTGGTGGGAACTTTTGGGGTTCCTTTATTAATTTTAGGCGGCGTTTTTCTCCCGACTGCTTTATTCCCCGACAATATTCTATCTCTGGCTAAATATAACCCGATCTACCACATGAATGAAGCTTTAATTGCTGTTTGGGCAAAGGGCGAAAATCTACAAGATATTAACTCTCATTTTCGCTTTCTCTGTCTTTTTGCTCTAGCTATGGTAGCAGGTGGTTGGCTTACCTATCGACAAATGTTAAACCTTGAACGCCGACTGTAA
- a CDS encoding PEP-CTERM sorting domain-containing protein (PEP-CTERM proteins occur, often in large numbers, in the proteomes of bacteria that also encode an exosortase, a predicted intramembrane cysteine proteinase. The presence of a PEP-CTERM domain at a protein's C-terminus predicts cleavage within the sorting domain, followed by covalent anchoring to some some component of the (usually Gram-negative) cell surface. Many PEP-CTERM proteins exhibit an unusual sequence composition that includes large numbers of potential glycosylation sites. Expression of one such protein has been shown restore the ability of a bacterium to form floc, a type of biofilm.), with the protein MLSKHLVTLLGLTSVIALNPVLSVHAEPQVYLEVEGKESLELNTNTLAILENIGLTLSDVESTATPAPGFSIGSVLLPPNSDPNVRGTTYTFLYDDDPVLYVPLGGTEEFLGTFTFEVDTTKLNGLGTQFTIGNFSNSFDEDFNFFVTDTANTGLQVFDVASSGIPNIDLNTLTFVLEGIELFFSQEFSDLLVNAGATQSVAGLKFIDGRADRSLMLVSASTPEPSSILALILLAGGGIIGGIRQNQKK; encoded by the coding sequence ATGCTCTCAAAACATCTAGTAACTCTATTAGGATTAACCTCTGTAATCGCTCTTAATCCTGTTCTTTCTGTTCATGCCGAACCTCAAGTTTATTTAGAAGTTGAGGGAAAAGAAAGCCTAGAACTAAATACTAATACTTTAGCTATTTTAGAAAATATTGGATTAACACTGAGCGATGTTGAAAGTACCGCAACGCCTGCCCCCGGCTTTTCCATTGGTTCCGTTTTATTGCCTCCCAATTCTGACCCCAATGTTCGAGGAACGACTTATACTTTCCTCTATGATGATGACCCTGTTCTTTATGTTCCCTTGGGCGGAACAGAAGAGTTTTTAGGAACGTTTACCTTTGAGGTAGATACCACCAAGTTGAATGGACTAGGAACACAATTCACGATTGGCAATTTTTCCAATTCTTTTGACGAAGATTTTAATTTTTTTGTGACTGATACAGCCAATACAGGTTTGCAAGTCTTTGATGTTGCATCATCAGGTATTCCTAATATTGATCTTAATACTCTGACTTTCGTGCTTGAAGGAATTGAATTATTCTTTTCTCAAGAATTCAGTGACTTGTTAGTAAATGCAGGGGCTACTCAGTCAGTAGCGGGATTAAAATTCATTGATGGTAGAGCCGATCGTTCTTTGATGTTAGTCTCTGCTTCAACTCCTGAACCCTCATCAATTTTAGCTCTAATTCTGTTAGCAGGAGGCGGTATTATTGGCGGAATTAGACAAAATCAAAAAAAATAA
- a CDS encoding ABC transporter ATP-binding protein, with protein sequence MLTINNVKKNYGRRLVLDQLNFHIEAGEIYGLLGPNGAGKTTTINLICNLLKPSSGEITFNYLPISRVTKELIGVAPQENLLYKSLTCEENLNFFAQIYGLDRPQRRHRIKASLSAVNLLDRARSPVETLSGGMQRRMNIAVAIVHQPKLLILDEPTTGLDIESRYEIWDLIGELRRQGMTILLTTHLLDEAQRLCQRIGILKQGRIIAEGNLNQLRQHIPAKEIIIMDTQDQEAAINRGKQLGFTPKFYGKDLAFWLDEHLELSEIIRAFDGINIDSISRQTIQLEHIYMEIMNQF encoded by the coding sequence ATGCTGACTATTAATAATGTCAAAAAAAATTACGGAAGACGCTTAGTATTAGATCAATTAAACTTTCATATTGAAGCGGGGGAAATTTACGGTTTACTCGGTCCCAATGGTGCGGGAAAAACCACCACTATTAATTTAATTTGTAATTTATTGAAACCATCATCGGGAGAAATTACCTTTAATTATTTGCCAATTTCTAGAGTTACTAAAGAATTAATTGGGGTTGCACCGCAAGAAAATTTATTGTACAAATCCCTTACTTGTGAGGAAAATCTCAACTTTTTTGCTCAGATTTATGGACTCGATCGCCCCCAGCGTCGTCATCGGATTAAAGCCAGTTTATCCGCAGTAAATTTGCTTGATCGCGCCCGTAGTCCGGTGGAAACTTTAAGCGGTGGAATGCAGCGCCGGATGAATATTGCCGTGGCTATTGTTCATCAGCCAAAATTATTAATTCTCGATGAACCAACTACTGGTTTAGACATCGAATCTCGTTATGAAATTTGGGATTTAATCGGAGAATTACGGCGCCAGGGAATGACAATTTTATTAACTACCCATCTCCTCGATGAAGCACAGCGTCTCTGTCAACGTATCGGCATTTTAAAACAAGGTCGTATTATTGCCGAAGGTAATTTAAATCAGCTGCGTCAGCACATTCCTGCGAAAGAAATTATTATCATGGATACCCAGGATCAAGAAGCGGCCATAAATCGAGGTAAACAATTAGGATTTACTCCCAAATTTTACGGCAAAGATTTAGCTTTTTGGTTAGATGAACACCTAGAATTAAGCGAGATTATTCGGGCATTCGACGGCATTAATATTGATTCTATCTCCCGTCAGACGATACAGTTAGAACATATTTATATGGAAATTATGAATCAATTTTAA
- the pyk gene encoding pyruvate kinase, which produces MHSLSFPRRTKIVATIGPASQNKETLRQMIKAGATTFRLNFSHGDHDYHRHSINLIRQLAFELNQPIGILQDLQGPKIRLGKFACGSITLKPGEPFTLTSRDVECNQDISSISYPSLAQEVPEGSRILLDDGKVEMRVEAVDRLKGDLSCRVVVGGVLSSNKGVNFPNVYLSVKALTDKDKKDLMFGLLWDVDWIALSFVRNPQDILEIKELIASAGKSIPVIAKIEKHEAIEEMEAILSLCDGVMVARGDLGVELPAEDVPILQKRLINTANQLGIPIITATQMLDSMASNPRPTRAEVSDVANAILDGTDAVMLSNETAVGHYPIEAVATMARIAERIEREQINSAARSNNKQSIPNAISSAVSQIAEQLGAAAIITLTKTGSTARNVSRFRPKTPILAVTPHREVAQQLQLVWGVKPMLLLDLPSTSQTFQVAMNLAQENNLLADGDLVVMTAGTLQGVAGSTDLIKVEVVKSLLGKGTGIGQGVASGRARVAHNAREVGSFSSGEILVVPTTSAEYVDMMRKAGGIITEDTAMNNHAATIGLKLGIPVIVGVKDATKIIREGVIISLDAQRGLIYSGIGKGAATMKN; this is translated from the coding sequence ATGCACTCTCTGTCTTTCCCCCGTCGCACTAAAATTGTGGCCACGATTGGCCCAGCCTCGCAAAATAAGGAAACATTACGTCAGATGATCAAGGCGGGGGCGACGACATTTAGATTAAACTTTTCCCATGGCGATCACGATTACCATCGTCACAGCATTAACCTGATCCGTCAGTTAGCCTTTGAACTCAATCAACCGATTGGCATCCTTCAGGATCTACAGGGGCCAAAAATTCGTTTAGGTAAATTTGCCTGTGGGTCGATTACCCTGAAACCGGGGGAACCCTTTACCCTTACTTCTAGGGATGTGGAATGTAATCAGGACATAAGTTCCATTAGCTATCCCTCTCTGGCCCAAGAAGTCCCAGAAGGTTCAAGAATTCTCCTCGATGATGGTAAAGTCGAAATGCGGGTGGAAGCGGTGGATCGTTTGAAAGGTGATCTTTCCTGTCGCGTAGTGGTTGGGGGTGTCTTATCCAGTAATAAAGGGGTAAATTTTCCCAACGTTTATCTGTCGGTAAAAGCTTTAACCGATAAGGACAAAAAAGATTTAATGTTCGGACTGTTGTGGGATGTGGATTGGATCGCCCTCAGTTTTGTGCGTAATCCCCAAGATATCCTCGAAATTAAAGAATTAATCGCCAGTGCGGGGAAATCTATCCCCGTGATCGCTAAAATTGAAAAACACGAAGCGATCGAGGAAATGGAGGCAATTTTATCCCTCTGTGATGGTGTGATGGTGGCTAGGGGAGATTTAGGAGTAGAATTACCAGCCGAAGACGTGCCAATCCTGCAAAAACGCCTGATTAATACCGCTAATCAGCTAGGCATCCCGATTATTACCGCCACTCAAATGCTTGACAGTATGGCCAGTAATCCTCGTCCCACCCGCGCCGAGGTTTCTGACGTAGCTAATGCGATTTTAGATGGCACTGATGCGGTCATGCTTTCCAATGAAACGGCTGTGGGTCATTATCCCATCGAAGCGGTGGCAACCATGGCCCGCATTGCCGAAAGGATCGAACGGGAACAGATCAATAGTGCCGCTCGCTCTAACAATAAACAATCGATTCCTAACGCTATTTCCTCGGCAGTTAGTCAAATTGCCGAACAATTGGGGGCAGCGGCAATTATTACCCTGACAAAAACCGGCTCTACTGCCCGTAATGTCTCCCGATTTCGCCCCAAAACCCCGATTTTAGCCGTTACTCCCCATCGAGAAGTGGCACAGCAGTTACAGCTAGTTTGGGGCGTAAAACCGATGTTATTACTCGATTTACCCTCCACCAGCCAAACTTTTCAAGTGGCGATGAATCTTGCCCAGGAAAATAACCTCCTCGCGGATGGTGATTTAGTGGTGATGACGGCGGGAACTCTGCAAGGGGTGGCCGGTTCCACGGATTTAATTAAGGTGGAAGTGGTAAAATCCCTTTTGGGCAAAGGTACGGGTATCGGCCAGGGCGTGGCTAGTGGCCGGGCGCGAGTGGCCCATAATGCCCGCGAAGTGGGTAGTTTTAGCAGCGGGGAGATTTTAGTCGTTCCCACCACCAGCGCCGAATATGTGGATATGATGCGGAAAGCTGGCGGAATTATCACCGAGGATACCGCGATGAATAATCACGCCGCTACTATCGGTTTAAAATTGGGTATTCCTGTGATTGTCGGGGTTAAAGATGCCACGAAAATTATCCGCGAAGGGGTGATCATTAGTCTCGATGCTCAACGGGGTTTGATTTATTCTGGTATTGGCAAGGGTGCGGCGACTATGAAAAACTGA
- a CDS encoding Ycf66 family protein, producing the protein MVNFGLNSASILGIFLAVAGAGLYFLRSVRPELSRDHDIFFAAVGLLCGLILLFQGWRLDPILQFGQFLLTGAAVFFAFETVKLRGLTTEQARRGTSFVDERPVSREYRAELEPLDTYEPEERYEDNPRLRGYDDPRSSRTSSYQDEEPRSTRTRRPADPSSRKTANRRPRNSSPTSDRDVYDQRRSGDDWEETSPRPRRRPASEETSSKPPRTSQKRRPRPIIEDDPPFKGEYVDYQPIDPRDAGDREDWERPDNSERESSNDNPTRFDY; encoded by the coding sequence ATGGTCAATTTTGGGCTGAATTCGGCCAGTATCTTAGGAATTTTTCTGGCAGTGGCCGGAGCGGGATTATACTTCCTGCGCTCGGTGCGGCCGGAACTTTCCAGGGATCATGATATATTTTTTGCCGCCGTTGGTTTACTGTGCGGTTTAATTCTACTTTTTCAAGGGTGGCGACTGGATCCGATTTTGCAATTCGGACAATTTTTGCTGACCGGGGCAGCGGTGTTTTTTGCCTTCGAGACGGTAAAATTAAGGGGTTTAACCACGGAACAGGCCCGCCGCGGCACGTCTTTTGTGGATGAACGTCCTGTGAGTCGGGAATATCGGGCCGAATTGGAACCCCTCGACACCTACGAACCGGAGGAACGTTACGAAGATAATCCCCGTTTACGCGGTTACGATGATCCCCGCTCTTCCCGCACTTCTAGTTATCAGGACGAGGAACCCCGCAGCACCCGCACCCGTCGGCCGGCCGATCCTAGCAGTCGCAAAACGGCTAATCGTCGTCCCCGCAATAGTTCCCCCACTAGCGATCGAGATGTTTATGATCAGCGCCGTAGCGGTGATGATTGGGAAGAAACCAGTCCCCGTCCCCGTCGTCGTCCCGCTAGTGAAGAGACGAGCAGTAAACCGCCCCGCACTAGCCAAAAACGTCGTCCTCGCCCAATAATTGAGGATGATCCGCCATTTAAAGGGGAATACGTCGATTATCAACCGATCGATCCTAGGGATGCCGGCGATCGAGAAGATTGGGAGAGACCGGATAATAGTGAACGGGAGTCGAGTAATGATAATCCGACTAGGTTTGATTATTAA
- a CDS encoding HEAT repeat domain-containing protein, whose translation MLPTVETLIIAVEKADSANELLTAVENLAAAKSEAAIPTLTDVLRYNNPGASVAAVDGLIAIGKAAVPYLLANLDGYNYGARAWATRALAGIGDVRGLDLLLEAAVSDFSFSVRRGAARGLGNIIWSDLEESRVSEAQKAVFAALEKLSQGDPEWVVRYAAIVGLEGLGTAAAAFRGATRELLGQIGETEAEIVVRLRADQALEHLQ comes from the coding sequence ATGCTTCCTACCGTTGAGACTTTAATTATTGCCGTAGAAAAAGCCGACTCAGCCAATGAGTTACTAACCGCCGTGGAAAACTTAGCCGCCGCCAAAAGTGAAGCGGCAATACCCACCCTCACCGATGTGCTGAGATATAATAACCCCGGTGCCTCCGTGGCAGCCGTGGATGGTTTAATCGCCATTGGCAAAGCGGCGGTTCCCTATTTACTGGCCAATCTAGACGGTTATAATTATGGGGCAAGAGCTTGGGCAACCCGCGCCCTAGCGGGAATTGGCGATGTGCGAGGATTGGACTTATTACTTGAGGCGGCGGTGAGTGATTTTTCCTTTAGCGTGCGGCGAGGGGCGGCTAGAGGCTTAGGAAATATAATTTGGTCTGATTTGGAGGAAAGTCGGGTTTCTGAGGCTCAAAAGGCAGTTTTTGCGGCACTGGAGAAACTTTCGCAAGGGGATCCAGAGTGGGTGGTTAGATATGCGGCGATCGTCGGATTAGAGGGATTAGGAACTGCGGCGGCGGCATTTCGCGGGGCGACTCGGGAACTTTTAGGACAGATTGGGGAGACAGAAGCGGAAATAGTGGTAAGATTGCGTGCCGATCAAGCTCTGGAACACTTACAATAA
- a CDS encoding DUF29 domain-containing protein — protein MLIQTDYVGWLNETITLLRQKNFDKVDWENLIEEIESLGRSQKRELRNRLTTILEHCLKLCYTDYVEDYRGWQETIRRSQRELEELLRDSPSLKPYWEQVFLDCYATALKSLRDNPDYQSFNFPDDCPFPQEISQILQKKVWR, from the coding sequence ATGCTAATTCAAACTGATTATGTCGGCTGGCTGAACGAGACAATCACTCTGTTAAGACAAAAAAACTTTGATAAAGTTGACTGGGAAAACTTGATCGAGGAGATAGAAAGTTTGGGCAGAAGTCAAAAACGTGAACTCCGCAACCGGTTAACCACCATCTTAGAACACTGCCTCAAACTTTGCTATACTGATTACGTTGAGGATTATCGAGGTTGGCAAGAAACTATTAGGCGCAGTCAACGGGAACTAGAAGAACTTTTGAGGGATTCTCCTAGTTTAAAACCCTACTGGGAGCAAGTATTTTTAGATTGCTATGCCACGGCTTTAAAAAGCTTGCGAGATAACCCCGATTATCAATCCTTTAACTTTCCCGATGATTGTCCTTTTCCCCAAGAAATTAGTCAGATTTTACAGAAAAAAGTTTGGCGATAA
- a CDS encoding TolB family protein — translation MQEVYFFISLVAVISLLTGCAGYPSLLSFPFDRGGRTLNSAASELTPYLASRYLVFASDRNGSQAIYLFDAIDRRLLPLPGLNSLDQIASSPSISEDGRYIVFTASRQGKTAIYLYDRQTQQRREIAPDLLAEVRNPIISADGSKVAFEAAKNGQWDIMIYDLSGRVLVNENQ, via the coding sequence ATGCAAGAGGTTTATTTTTTTATTAGTCTTGTTGCTGTAATTAGTTTGTTAACTGGATGTGCGGGTTATCCCAGTTTATTGTCTTTTCCTTTCGATCGAGGGGGGAGAACTTTAAACAGTGCTGCTAGTGAATTAACTCCCTATCTTGCCTCTCGCTATCTCGTTTTTGCGTCCGATCGCAATGGTTCCCAAGCTATCTATCTTTTTGATGCCATCGATCGCCGTTTACTGCCTTTACCCGGACTAAATTCTCTCGATCAGATCGCTTCTAGTCCTTCCATTAGTGAAGATGGTCGTTATATCGTTTTTACTGCTAGTCGTCAGGGAAAAACGGCTATTTATCTGTACGATCGACAAACTCAACAGAGAAGGGAAATTGCTCCCGATCTGCTCGCGGAAGTACGCAATCCGATCATCAGTGCCGATGGTTCTAAAGTGGCTTTTGAAGCGGCAAAAAATGGGCAATGGGATATTATGATTTACGATCTATCCGGACGGGTATTAGTCAATGAAAATCAGTGA
- a CDS encoding iron uptake porin, whose amino-acid sequence MSKLFKNLVKVTPLVLGASVAAAGSAVAQTMPGTPQLKVDPVAQQQLDRIQRAQNSQQINTGVYQGSMSQVTSVNQLRDVSPTAWAYEALRSLVERYGCIVGYPDRTFRGDRATTRWEFAAGLNACLNVMERLIQDGVGVLREDIDKLKRLVQEFETELAALGARVDNLEQRVAFLENNQFSTTTKLRGEVIFSIADSWGGQAAIRNTNGTVTEGSNQDETQTVFNNRVRLNFETSFTGKDLLRTRLQAGNFNNTFNQNGPTRTNMTRLAYDDGRDNDVTIDDLFYRAPIGTPFGNITVWVGANGLNLDDVFITANPFLADSGTGALSRGQRYNNIVFRGPSGTGAGVRFNVGDVFQVTGAYLAGSGASNPNEGNGLFNGSYSAGAQVGFSFIKFADINFVYVHSYQTAADISSGLFGNISSPLTERPFGNVGTTANRFGLQASAQVIPGVLNLAAWGGYADASATGVNDAIGDNNTGIWSWNLNLSVLDLFAEGAALSIGGGQVPRSDKESSTSYMVEAQYKFPVTKNILITPGAYAVFNANNDGNAILVGVIRTTFRF is encoded by the coding sequence ATGTCAAAACTATTCAAGAATTTAGTAAAGGTAACTCCTTTAGTATTAGGTGCTTCCGTAGCGGCTGCTGGCAGCGCAGTGGCTCAAACTATGCCTGGTACACCTCAACTCAAGGTTGATCCAGTAGCGCAACAACAACTCGATCGCATTCAACGCGCCCAAAATAGTCAGCAGATTAATACGGGTGTTTATCAGGGTTCCATGTCCCAGGTGACTAGCGTTAACCAACTGCGGGACGTATCTCCCACCGCTTGGGCCTACGAGGCATTAAGAAGTCTTGTGGAACGTTACGGTTGTATCGTTGGTTATCCCGACCGTACCTTCCGTGGTGATCGCGCCACCACTCGTTGGGAATTTGCCGCTGGTTTAAACGCTTGTTTAAACGTCATGGAACGTTTAATTCAAGATGGTGTCGGTGTACTCAGAGAAGATATCGATAAATTAAAACGTCTTGTTCAAGAATTTGAGACCGAACTAGCGGCTTTAGGGGCTAGAGTAGATAACCTTGAACAGCGCGTTGCTTTCTTGGAAAACAATCAATTTTCCACCACCACCAAACTCAGAGGTGAGGTGATATTCAGTATCGCCGATAGCTGGGGTGGTCAAGCTGCCATTAGAAATACCAACGGTACGGTGACTGAGGGCAGCAATCAAGATGAAACTCAAACAGTATTTAATAATCGGGTACGACTCAACTTTGAAACCAGCTTCACTGGTAAAGATTTGTTGAGAACCCGTTTACAAGCGGGTAACTTTAACAACACTTTCAACCAAAATGGACCGACGAGAACCAACATGACCCGTCTGGCATACGATGACGGTCGTGACAACGATGTAACCATCGATGACTTGTTCTACCGCGCTCCCATCGGCACTCCCTTCGGTAACATCACCGTTTGGGTTGGTGCTAACGGCCTGAACCTTGATGACGTTTTCATCACTGCTAACCCCTTCCTCGCCGATAGCGGCACGGGTGCTTTATCCCGCGGTCAACGCTACAATAACATCGTCTTCCGCGGTCCTTCTGGCACAGGTGCAGGGGTTCGATTCAATGTCGGCGATGTTTTCCAAGTTACAGGGGCTTATCTGGCTGGCAGTGGTGCCTCTAATCCTAACGAAGGAAACGGTTTGTTCAATGGTTCCTACAGTGCTGGCGCGCAGGTAGGTTTCTCCTTCATCAAATTTGCCGATATTAACTTCGTTTACGTTCACAGTTATCAAACCGCTGCTGATATTAGTTCTGGTTTATTCGGTAACATCAGCAGCCCTCTGACTGAGCGTCCCTTCGGTAACGTTGGCACTACCGCTAACCGTTTCGGTCTTCAAGCGAGCGCCCAAGTTATCCCAGGAGTCTTAAATCTAGCGGCATGGGGTGGCTATGCCGATGCTTCGGCCACGGGAGTTAATGATGCGATCGGAGACAATAACACTGGTATCTGGTCTTGGAACCTTAATCTTTCTGTCCTCGATCTCTTTGCCGAAGGTGCAGCCCTGTCCATCGGTGGGGGTCAAGTACCCCGTTCCGATAAAGAAAGCAGCACCTCTTACATGGTAGAAGCTCAGTATAAGTTCCCCGTCACCAAAAACATCCTGATTACCCCTGGTGCCTATGCGGTCTTCAACGCTAACAACGATGGTAACGCCATTTTGGTCGGTGTCATCCGGACAACTTTCCGCTTCTAA
- a CDS encoding TolB family protein yields MTKAPFLLFICLFLGVIGGCNLNNPGFSTGTLNSRYNDEKPALSGDGRWLALLSNRRGSNQMLLYDLQTKQYQALGGLYTGQEITDSPSLSQTGRYLAYVVIIEGRPVIALYDRITDRSELLSQNYRGWLRNPRLSPDGRYLVFESARRGQWDVEVLDRGPNIELDIADGSPVESPKP; encoded by the coding sequence ATGACCAAAGCTCCCTTTTTACTGTTTATCTGCTTGTTTTTAGGGGTTATAGGCGGTTGTAATCTCAATAACCCCGGTTTTTCTACAGGAACCCTAAATAGTCGCTATAATGACGAAAAACCCGCCCTGAGCGGTGATGGTCGTTGGCTTGCTTTGCTGTCTAATCGTCGCGGTAGTAATCAGATGCTGCTTTATGATTTGCAGACAAAACAATACCAAGCCCTAGGGGGATTATATACGGGTCAAGAAATTACCGATAGCCCCAGTTTAAGCCAAACGGGGCGTTATCTGGCTTATGTGGTGATTATTGAGGGTCGTCCCGTCATCGCTTTATATGACCGCATTACCGATCGTTCTGAGTTATTGAGTCAAAATTATCGCGGTTGGTTGCGAAATCCCCGTCTTAGTCCCGATGGTCGTTATCTTGTCTTTGAGTCCGCTCGTCGGGGACAATGGGATGTGGAGGTTCTTGATCGCGGTCCGAATATCGAGTTAGATATTGCCGATGGCAGTCCCGTTGAAAGTCCCAAACCGTGA
- a CDS encoding HEAT repeat domain-containing protein encodes MSDSYSAAVDNPAYTVEQAIANIQQREDLGARYYAAWWLGRFRVRQPEAISALIAALEDESDRTPDGGYPLRRNAASALGKLDDLSCLPALIACLDCEDYYVRESAAQALEMLQDRSAIAPLKKLLEGGIEVAVLVAGKPHLVQPYEAIIEALGTLQATEAIPLIEPFLKHFVEKVRYAAARALYQLTANPHYGDILINALQGEELQLRRSALMDLGATGYLPAAPAIANTLAENSLKLVALKELLENHLKTNSRGENISEILTLMDSLL; translated from the coding sequence ATGAGCGATTCTTACTCTGCTGCCGTCGATAATCCGGCCTATACCGTTGAACAAGCGATCGCTAATATCCAGCAAAGAGAAGACCTAGGCGCGCGTTATTATGCCGCTTGGTGGTTGGGTAGATTTCGTGTTCGTCAACCGGAGGCGATTTCGGCGTTAATTGCCGCTTTAGAGGACGAAAGCGATCGCACTCCCGATGGCGGTTATCCCCTGCGACGCAACGCTGCCAGCGCTTTAGGGAAATTAGATGATCTCAGTTGTCTTCCCGCCTTGATTGCCTGTCTCGACTGCGAAGATTATTATGTGCGCGAATCGGCTGCCCAGGCATTGGAAATGCTTCAGGATCGAAGCGCGATCGCACCTTTAAAGAAACTATTAGAGGGTGGCATCGAAGTGGCCGTTTTAGTGGCGGGAAAACCCCATTTAGTCCAACCCTACGAAGCGATTATCGAAGCCTTGGGAACCCTGCAAGCGACGGAAGCGATTCCCCTGATCGAACCATTTTTAAAGCATTTCGTCGAAAAAGTGCGTTATGCGGCTGCCCGCGCCCTCTACCAACTCACGGCTAACCCCCACTATGGCGATATTCTGATTAATGCCTTGCAAGGGGAAGAATTACAGCTGCGTCGTTCTGCTTTAATGGATTTAGGCGCTACGGGTTATCTGCCGGCTGCCCCTGCGATCGCTAATACTTTGGCGGAAAATAGTCTGAAACTGGTTGCTCTCAAGGAACTTTTAGAAAACCATCTAAAAACTAATTCTAGGGGCGAAAATATCTCGGAAATTCTCACTTTAATGGATAGTTTATTGTAA